In a genomic window of bacterium:
- a CDS encoding pirin family protein, translated as MLTKHPAAARGRTRIDWLDSRHSFSFGDWYDPSRMGFGPLRVINEDRVEPGQGFGTHGHRDMEIVTWVLAGAVQHRDSLGTGSVIRPGDVQVMSAGTGIHHSEFNPSAVEPVHFLQIWVMPETRGVAPRYAQEAIPADAMQGKLAHVISRFDGAGIVHVHQDADVHVARLAPGDAVTHALRPGRVAWVQVAEGRVRVGDTALAAGDGASLEDETAVTITADATAEVLLFDLPSA; from the coding sequence ATGCTGACCAAGCATCCGGCGGCCGCGCGCGGCCGCACCCGCATCGACTGGCTCGACAGCCGTCACAGCTTCTCCTTCGGAGACTGGTACGACCCGAGCCGCATGGGCTTCGGCCCGCTGCGCGTGATCAACGAGGACCGCGTCGAGCCCGGCCAGGGCTTCGGCACGCACGGGCACCGCGACATGGAGATCGTCACCTGGGTGCTCGCCGGCGCGGTCCAGCACCGCGACAGCCTCGGCACCGGATCGGTGATCCGGCCCGGCGACGTGCAGGTGATGAGCGCCGGCACCGGCATCCACCACAGCGAGTTCAACCCGTCCGCGGTCGAGCCCGTCCACTTCCTCCAGATCTGGGTGATGCCCGAGACGCGCGGCGTGGCGCCGCGCTACGCGCAGGAGGCGATCCCGGCCGACGCCATGCAGGGCAAGCTGGCGCACGTGATCTCCCGCTTCGACGGCGCAGGCATCGTGCACGTCCATCAGGACGCCGACGTCCACGTCGCGCGGCTGGCGCCGGGCGACGCGGTGACGCACGCGCTGCGCCCGGGCCGTGTCGCCTGGGTGCAGGTTGCCGAGGGCCGCGTCCGCGTCGGCGACACGGCGCTCGCGGCGGGCGACGGCGCGTCGCTCGAGGACGAGACGGCCGTGACGATCACCGCCGACGCCACCGCCGAGGTCCTGCTCTTCGACCTGCCGAGCGCCTGA
- a CDS encoding SDR family NAD(P)-dependent oxidoreductase encodes MSQRRRVAVVTGGNRGLGLAAATALTRHGLTVVIGSRDRGDGEAAARGIGGDAVALPLDVRDAAGIAGFARAVDARFGGADVLVNNAGIYPDENRSVLAVPPALFRETMETNLLGPVALCQAFVPGMRARGYGRVVNVSSGLGQLATMGDVAPSYAASKAALNALTRLVAGAVAGSNVLVNAADPGWVRTRMGGEQAPRSIPEGIDTIVWLATLPDGGPSGGFFRDRQPLAW; translated from the coding sequence ATGAGCCAGCGACGGCGGGTGGCGGTGGTGACCGGCGGCAATCGGGGGCTCGGGCTGGCGGCGGCGACGGCGCTCACCCGGCACGGTCTCACGGTCGTGATCGGCAGCCGTGACCGCGGCGACGGCGAGGCCGCCGCGCGCGGCATCGGCGGCGACGCGGTGGCGCTTCCGCTCGACGTGCGCGACGCCGCCGGCATCGCCGGGTTCGCGCGGGCCGTCGATGCCCGCTTCGGTGGCGCCGACGTGCTCGTCAACAACGCCGGCATCTACCCGGACGAGAACCGCAGCGTCCTCGCCGTCCCGCCGGCGCTGTTTCGCGAGACGATGGAGACGAACCTGCTCGGCCCGGTCGCGCTCTGCCAGGCGTTCGTGCCCGGGATGCGGGCGCGCGGCTACGGGCGGGTGGTGAACGTGTCGTCGGGGCTCGGCCAGCTCGCCACCATGGGCGACGTCGCGCCGTCGTACGCGGCGTCGAAGGCGGCGCTCAACGCGCTCACGCGGCTGGTCGCGGGCGCGGTCGCGGGCAGCAACGTGCTCGTGAACGCCGCCGACCCCGGGTGGGTGCGCACGCGCATGGGCGGCGAGCAGGCGCCGCGCTCGATCCCCGAGGGCATCGACACCATCGTCTGGCTGGCGACCCTGCCCGACGGCGGGCCGAGCGGCGGCTTCTTCCGCGACCGCCAGCCGCTCGCGTGGTGA
- a CDS encoding HAMP domain-containing histidine kinase, whose translation MESSAAALEAAFEAEERERCRQGALTGALAGLPAMAAFALYDFTFFPDKAHTFLVLRLLVVVGAAVAIAFLRRPAGACYARPLAFAVFLLVGMTVVAMTVATGGRASPYYGGINIVLLAATLVMPWTPGWSAAASGSLIAAYVAGVMATSASADPRMLVHNLAFLGSTAVIAFLSTVFQRRVRWREFRTRTQLQAALAHKRDFLASMSHELRSPLHVIVGYAGMLLEEAGAVPDPEPRRLVERIRERGVFLHGMISDLLDLSKVDAGRMEIRIAPVAVDALARRVASVFAPLAAQKGVTLRAHVPAGLPAVASDPLRLEQILSNFAGNAVKFTPQGEIAIEVRALRTTATLEAEGFRVLADATAVPLRGPALAIAVRDTGIGIRHEDLARLAEDFRQLDGAARGEYGGTGLGLSIARRLASLLGGWIGVRSRYGAGTTFVLVLPIDADALRAVA comes from the coding sequence ATGGAGTCGTCCGCTGCCGCGCTGGAAGCGGCGTTCGAGGCCGAGGAGCGCGAGCGCTGCCGGCAGGGGGCCCTCACCGGGGCGCTCGCCGGGCTGCCGGCCATGGCCGCGTTCGCGCTCTACGACTTCACCTTCTTCCCGGACAAGGCACACACGTTCCTCGTCCTGCGGCTCCTCGTCGTCGTCGGGGCGGCGGTCGCCATCGCGTTCCTGCGCCGGCCGGCCGGCGCCTGCTACGCCCGGCCGCTCGCGTTCGCCGTATTCCTCCTCGTCGGCATGACCGTCGTGGCGATGACCGTCGCCACCGGCGGGCGCGCCAGCCCGTACTACGGCGGCATCAACATCGTGCTGCTCGCCGCGACGCTGGTGATGCCGTGGACGCCGGGCTGGTCGGCGGCGGCGTCCGGCTCGCTCATCGCGGCCTACGTGGCGGGCGTCATGGCGACGAGCGCGAGCGCCGACCCGCGCATGCTCGTCCACAACCTCGCCTTCCTCGGCTCGACGGCCGTGATCGCGTTCCTCAGCACCGTCTTCCAGCGCCGCGTGCGCTGGCGCGAGTTCCGCACCCGCACGCAGCTCCAGGCCGCGCTCGCCCACAAGCGCGACTTCCTCGCCAGCATGTCGCACGAGCTGCGCAGCCCGCTGCACGTCATCGTCGGCTACGCCGGCATGCTGCTCGAAGAGGCGGGCGCCGTGCCCGACCCGGAGCCGCGACGCCTCGTCGAGCGCATCCGCGAGCGCGGCGTCTTTCTGCACGGGATGATCTCGGACCTCCTCGACCTCTCGAAGGTCGACGCCGGGCGCATGGAGATCCGCATCGCGCCCGTTGCGGTCGACGCGCTCGCCCGGCGCGTCGCGTCCGTGTTCGCGCCCCTCGCCGCGCAGAAGGGCGTCACGCTGCGCGCGCACGTCCCGGCGGGTCTGCCGGCCGTCGCGAGCGACCCGCTGCGGCTCGAGCAGATCCTGTCGAACTTCGCCGGCAACGCGGTGAAGTTCACGCCGCAGGGCGAGATCGCCATCGAGGTGCGCGCCCTGCGCACGACGGCGACGCTCGAGGCCGAGGGCTTCCGCGTCCTCGCCGACGCCACCGCCGTGCCGCTGCGCGGGCCGGCCCTGGCGATCGCGGTGCGCGACACGGGCATCGGCATCCGCCACGAGGATCTGGCGCGCCTGGCCGAGGACTTCCGCCAACTCGACGGGGCCGCGCGCGGCGAGTACGGCGGCACGGGCCTCGGGCTCAGCATCGCCCGCCGCCTGGCCTCGCTCCTCGGCGGCTGGATCGGCGTCCGCAGCCGCTACGGCGCGGGCACGACGTTCGTGCTCGTCCTGCCGATCGACGCCGACGCCCTCCGCGCCGTCGCCTGA
- a CDS encoding cyclic nucleotide-binding domain-containing protein, producing the protein MITDAAVRALPFFADLPWDRCGWLPGRLVESHVDAGTYLMRQGEPLDAFIVLVEGETVALRAAEGAQLPAGRHLGPSYVGEIPLLSDQPAEVSIKTLVRSRIWKLAPDDFRRLLHECPAFERSMFRTVSSRLRGLESHIQQREKMAALGTLAAGLAHELNNPAAAVARAVDRLGKLLGDLEEAAWALAAAGPEQKTLDALRDAVRLAERYRAGHHTLDAMATSEAEESLALWCEERGCTRGFEVAPALAAGGLTPETLSSLESELSDEVFDATIIWLAAALDARGLLDEAGTAGERLVGIVKAMKSYSHLDRGPQQDVDIHEGIDDTLVILNHRLKHSKIVVHREYDRTLPRIPVYGSELNQVWTNLIDNAIDALDGTGTITIRTRRDHKWAAIEVGDDGPGIPVDIQSRIFEPFFTTKPPGKGTGLGLELAYRTVVFRHGGQLNVSSQPGDTRFVVRLPLTGVFTPIGGRPAAAG; encoded by the coding sequence ATGATCACCGACGCCGCCGTTCGCGCCCTTCCGTTCTTCGCCGACCTGCCCTGGGACCGCTGCGGCTGGCTGCCCGGGCGTCTCGTGGAATCGCACGTCGACGCCGGCACCTACCTCATGCGCCAGGGCGAGCCGCTCGACGCCTTCATCGTGCTGGTCGAGGGCGAGACGGTCGCCCTGCGTGCTGCGGAGGGCGCGCAGCTTCCCGCGGGGCGGCATCTCGGGCCATCGTACGTCGGCGAGATCCCCTTGCTCTCCGACCAGCCGGCGGAGGTTTCGATCAAGACGCTGGTTCGGTCCCGCATCTGGAAGCTGGCGCCCGACGACTTCCGGCGCTTGCTGCACGAGTGCCCCGCCTTCGAGCGCTCGATGTTCCGCACGGTGTCGTCGCGCCTGCGCGGGCTCGAGAGCCACATCCAGCAGCGCGAGAAGATGGCGGCGCTCGGCACGCTCGCCGCCGGTCTCGCGCACGAGCTCAACAACCCGGCCGCCGCCGTCGCGCGCGCCGTCGACCGGCTCGGCAAGCTCCTCGGCGATCTCGAAGAGGCGGCCTGGGCCCTGGCCGCGGCCGGTCCGGAGCAGAAGACGCTCGATGCGCTGCGCGACGCCGTCCGTCTCGCGGAACGATACCGCGCCGGGCATCACACGCTCGACGCCATGGCGACGTCCGAGGCCGAGGAGTCGCTGGCGCTGTGGTGCGAGGAGCGCGGCTGCACGCGCGGCTTCGAGGTGGCGCCGGCGCTGGCGGCGGGAGGGCTCACGCCCGAGACGCTCTCCAGCCTGGAATCGGAGCTGTCCGACGAGGTCTTCGACGCCACCATCATCTGGCTCGCCGCCGCCCTCGACGCGCGCGGGCTGCTCGACGAGGCCGGCACCGCCGGCGAGCGCCTGGTCGGCATCGTGAAGGCGATGAAGTCATACTCGCACCTCGATCGCGGGCCGCAGCAGGACGTCGACATCCACGAGGGTATCGACGACACCCTCGTCATCCTGAACCATCGTCTGAAGCACTCGAAGATCGTCGTGCACCGCGAGTACGACCGCACGCTGCCGCGCATCCCGGTCTACGGCAGCGAGCTGAATCAGGTCTGGACCAACCTCATCGACAACGCGATCGACGCGCTCGACGGCACGGGCACCATCACCATCCGCACCCGCCGCGACCACAAGTGGGCGGCGATCGAGGTCGGCGACGACGGCCCCGGCATCCCCGTCGACATCCAGTCGCGCATCTTCGAGCCGTTCTTCACGACGAAGCCGCCCGGGAAGGGCACCGGGCTGGGGCTGGAGCTGGCCTACCGGACGGTGGTCTTCCGTCACGGCGGCCAGCTCAACGTCTCGTCCCAGCCGGGCGATACGCGCTTCGTCGTGCGCCTGCCGCTGACCGGGGTGTTCACCCCGATCGGCGGTCGGCCCGCCGCCGCAGGCTGA
- a CDS encoding sodium/solute symporter (Members of the Solute:Sodium Symporter (SSS), TC 2.A.21 as described in tcdb.org, catalyze solute:Na+ symport. Known solutes for members of the family include sugars, amino acids, nucleosides, inositols, vitamins, urea or anions, depending on the system.), with translation MTPATTIGEPSAVAMAFFFLFIAVTLGITWWAARRTRTAEHFYAAGRSITAGQNGVALAGDYMSAASFLGIAGLVSTTGFDGLIYSTGWLVGWPVVLFLIAEPLRNLGKYTFSDVVALRFRQTPVRIAAATGTLATVVFYLIAQMVGAGGLIKLLFGLSYEQAIAVVGAAMIAYVLFGGMLATTWVQIVKAVLLLTGAALLAVLVLARFGGNPAALFAAAAERYGDGVLAPGKLVASPLDALSLGLALMFGTAGLPHILMRFYTVPDARAARTSVFYATGLIGAFYLLTFVLGFGAMVLVGPEAIRAVDAGGNMAAPLLAELLGGTPFLGFIAAVAFATILAVVAGLTLSGAAALSHDLWVNVVRGEHADPAEQLLVARAATVGLGLVAVGLGIAFEGQNVAFMVSLAFAIAASANFPALVLSIFWRGCTTAGAVASMATGTLATILLIVLSPTVHVELLGADVAWFPLRNPALVTIPLSFAVGIVVSRLRAEPGATARWAAVERRMHLGPDGDEA, from the coding sequence ATGACGCCCGCGACCACGATCGGCGAGCCGAGCGCCGTCGCGATGGCGTTCTTCTTCCTGTTCATCGCGGTGACGCTCGGCATCACCTGGTGGGCGGCGCGCCGCACGCGCACGGCGGAGCACTTCTACGCCGCCGGGCGCTCGATCACCGCCGGCCAGAACGGCGTCGCGCTGGCGGGCGACTACATGAGCGCGGCGTCGTTCCTCGGCATCGCCGGGCTGGTGTCGACGACCGGCTTCGACGGCCTCATCTACTCGACCGGCTGGCTCGTCGGCTGGCCGGTCGTGCTCTTCCTCATCGCCGAGCCGCTGCGCAACCTCGGCAAGTACACCTTCTCCGACGTCGTCGCGCTGCGCTTCCGCCAGACGCCGGTGCGCATCGCCGCCGCCACCGGCACGCTCGCGACCGTCGTCTTCTACCTGATCGCGCAGATGGTCGGCGCCGGCGGCCTCATCAAGCTGCTCTTCGGGCTCTCGTACGAGCAGGCGATCGCCGTCGTCGGCGCGGCCATGATCGCCTACGTGCTCTTCGGCGGCATGCTCGCGACCACCTGGGTGCAGATCGTGAAGGCGGTGCTGCTGCTGACCGGCGCGGCGCTGCTGGCGGTGCTGGTGCTCGCGCGCTTCGGCGGCAACCCCGCGGCGCTCTTCGCCGCCGCCGCGGAGCGCTACGGCGACGGCGTGCTCGCGCCCGGCAAGCTGGTCGCGAGCCCGCTCGACGCGCTGTCGCTCGGGCTCGCGCTCATGTTCGGCACCGCGGGGCTGCCGCACATCCTCATGCGCTTCTACACCGTGCCGGACGCGCGGGCGGCGCGGACCTCGGTGTTCTACGCCACCGGGCTCATCGGCGCGTTCTATCTCCTGACCTTCGTGCTCGGCTTCGGGGCCATGGTGCTGGTCGGACCCGAGGCCATCCGCGCCGTCGACGCGGGCGGCAACATGGCGGCGCCGCTGCTCGCCGAGCTGCTGGGCGGCACGCCGTTCCTCGGCTTCATCGCCGCGGTGGCGTTCGCGACCATCCTCGCCGTGGTGGCGGGGCTGACGCTCTCCGGCGCCGCGGCGCTGTCGCACGACCTGTGGGTGAACGTCGTGCGCGGCGAGCACGCCGACCCGGCCGAGCAGCTCCTGGTCGCGCGCGCGGCGACCGTGGGTCTCGGGCTCGTGGCGGTCGGGCTCGGCATCGCCTTCGAGGGGCAGAACGTCGCCTTCATGGTGTCGCTGGCGTTCGCCATCGCGGCCAGCGCCAACTTCCCGGCGCTCGTCCTGTCGATCTTCTGGCGCGGCTGCACCACCGCCGGCGCGGTCGCGAGCATGGCGACCGGCACGCTGGCGACCATCCTGCTCATCGTCCTCTCGCCGACGGTGCACGTCGAGCTGCTCGGCGCCGACGTCGCCTGGTTCCCGCTGCGCAACCCGGCCCTGGTGACGATCCCGCTGTCGTTCGCGGTCGGCATCGTCGTGTCGCGGCTGCGCGCCGAGCCGGGCGCGACGGCGCGCTGGGCGGCGGTCGAGCGGCGCATGCACCTCGGGCCCGACGGCGACGAGGCGTAG
- a CDS encoding NAD(P)/FAD-dependent oxidoreductase: MAGSDPEAVVVGSGPNGLAAAIALARAGVSVLVVEAEDTPGGGTRSAALTLPGFVHDVCSAVHPMGELSPYFRRLPLGAHGLVWRHPRASVAHPLDDGPAVMLRRSLDETCAGLGRDGDAWRRLVGPFLRDPHALLADAMAPLRVPSYPVLLARFGLRAIWSANRLARLCFRAPRARALFAGCAGHSLLPLTQPLTAAIGTMFALTGHVVDWPVAEGGSEAIWRALASYLASLGGRIETGRRIAALAELPAARVVLFDTSPDQLAHVAGDALPAGYRRRLLRYRYGPGAFKLDWALDGPIPWRDPACREASTVHVGGTLEEICASEDDMYHGRHSPRPFLILCQQSEVDPTRAPAGRHTGYAYCHVPHGSTIDMTQAIERQVERFAPGFRDRILARHTLGPADLERYNPNYRGGAITGGVADALQLWNRPVTRLDPYATPNPRLFICSASTPPGGGVHGMGGFWAARSALARLGKPLPALDAA, encoded by the coding sequence ATGGCGGGCTCCGATCCCGAGGCCGTCGTCGTCGGCTCGGGCCCGAACGGCCTGGCGGCCGCGATCGCGCTGGCGCGGGCCGGCGTGTCGGTGCTGGTGGTCGAGGCCGAGGACACGCCCGGCGGCGGCACGCGCAGCGCCGCGCTGACGCTGCCCGGCTTCGTGCACGACGTCTGCTCGGCCGTGCATCCGATGGGCGAGCTGTCACCGTACTTCCGCCGCCTGCCGCTCGGGGCGCACGGCCTGGTCTGGCGCCACCCGCGCGCGTCGGTCGCGCACCCGCTCGACGACGGCCCGGCGGTGATGCTGCGCCGCTCGCTGGACGAGACCTGCGCCGGGCTCGGCCGCGACGGCGACGCCTGGCGGCGGCTCGTGGGGCCGTTCCTGCGCGATCCCCACGCGCTGCTCGCCGACGCGATGGCGCCGCTGCGCGTGCCGTCGTACCCCGTCCTGCTCGCGCGCTTCGGCCTGCGCGCGATCTGGTCGGCGAATCGGCTGGCGCGGCTGTGCTTCCGCGCGCCGCGCGCGCGCGCGCTGTTCGCGGGCTGCGCCGGGCACTCGCTGCTGCCGCTGACGCAGCCGCTGACGGCGGCGATCGGCACCATGTTCGCGCTGACGGGCCACGTCGTCGACTGGCCCGTCGCCGAGGGCGGCTCGGAGGCGATCTGGCGTGCGCTCGCGTCGTACCTCGCGAGCCTCGGCGGCCGCATCGAGACCGGGCGGCGGATCGCCGCCCTCGCCGAGCTACCCGCCGCGCGCGTCGTCCTCTTCGACACCTCGCCCGACCAGCTCGCCCACGTCGCCGGCGACGCGCTGCCGGCCGGCTATCGCCGCCGGCTGCTGCGCTACCGCTACGGGCCCGGCGCCTTCAAGCTCGACTGGGCGCTCGACGGACCGATCCCGTGGCGCGATCCGGCGTGCCGGGAGGCGTCGACCGTCCACGTCGGCGGCACGCTCGAGGAGATCTGCGCCTCGGAGGACGACATGTACCACGGCCGCCACAGCCCACGGCCGTTCCTGATCCTGTGCCAGCAGAGCGAGGTCGATCCGACGCGCGCGCCGGCGGGACGGCACACGGGCTACGCCTACTGCCACGTGCCGCACGGCTCGACGATCGACATGACCCAGGCCATCGAGCGCCAGGTGGAACGCTTCGCGCCCGGGTTCCGCGACCGCATCCTGGCACGCCACACGCTCGGTCCCGCCGACCTCGAGCGCTACAACCCGAACTACCGCGGCGGCGCGATCACGGGCGGCGTCGCCGACGCGCTCCAGCTGTGGAACCGCCCGGTGACGCGCCTCGACCCGTACGCGACGCCGAACCCGCGCCTGTTCATCTGCTCCGCGTCGACGCCGCCCGGTGGCGGCGTACACGGCATGGGCGGCTTCTGGGCGGCGCGCTCGGCGCTCGCGCGCCTCGGGAAGCCGCTGCCGGCGCTCGACGCCGCGTAG
- a CDS encoding DUF485 domain-containing protein produces the protein MARGQERRAARPRDDGDALRALARARTRVATLLTAAVVAIYFGFIGAVAFARPVLGWLVAPGLSLGIVLGAAVIVASWLLTWVYVRWANAHYDPALRSLRER, from the coding sequence ATGGCGCGGGGGCAGGAGCGGCGGGCGGCGCGGCCGCGGGACGACGGGGACGCGCTGCGGGCGCTGGCGCGCGCCCGGACGCGCGTGGCGACGTTGCTCACCGCCGCCGTGGTCGCGATCTACTTCGGCTTCATCGGCGCCGTCGCCTTCGCGCGACCGGTGCTCGGCTGGCTGGTCGCGCCGGGGCTGAGCCTCGGCATCGTGCTCGGCGCGGCGGTGATCGTCGCGTCCTGGCTGCTCACCTGGGTCTACGTGCGCTGGGCCAACGCGCACTACGATCCCGCGCTCCGGAGCCTGCGCGAGCGATGA